The DNA region GTGGTGGTCGCTGTCCCCGCTGGACGGGGTGGTGACGGCGGCTCTGGTGTGGTGGCACTTCGTCGGCGCCAACACTGCCGACGACGGCTACATCCTGACGATGGCCCGGGTATCCGAGAAGGCCGGATACATGGCCAACTACTACCGCTGGTTCGGCACCCCCGAGGCCCCCTTCGGTTGGTACTACGACCTGCTGGCGGTGTGGGCCCAGATCAGCACCACCAGCGTGTGGATGCGGCTGCCGACGCTGCTGATGGGGCTGGCCTGCTGGTGGGTGATCAGCCGTGAGGTCATCCCGCGCCTGGGTTCGGCGGTCAAACACAGCAGGGCCGCGGTGTGGACGGCCGCCGGACTGTTCCTCGCCTTCTGGCTGCCGCTGAACAACGGGCTGCGCCCCGAACCGATCATCGCGCTCGGCATCCTGCTCACCTGGTGTTCGGTCGAGCGCGGGGTGGCGACCAGCAGGCTGCTGCCAGTGGCGGTCGCGATCATCATCGGAGCGCTGACAGTGTTCTCCGGCCCCACCGGTGTCGCCGCGATCGGCGCCCTGCTCGTCGCCATCGGGCCGCTGAAAACCATTGTGGCCGCTCATACCTCACGGTTCGGATACCTGGCGCTGCTGGCGCCGATCGCCGCGGCCGGCACCGTCACCATCTTCCTGATCTTCCGCGACCAGACGCTGGCCGCGGAGCTCCAGGCCAGCAGCTTCAAGTCCTCCGTCGGACCCAGCCTGGCCTGGTTCGACGAGCACATCCGCTACTCGCGGCTGTTCACCACGAGCCCCGACGGCTCCGTCGCGCGCCGGTTCGCGGTGCTCACACTGCTGCTCGCCCTGGCGGTCTCGGTGGCGATGTCGTTGCGAAGAGGCAGGATTCCCGGCACGGCCCTGGGGCCGAGTCGCCGAATCATCGGGATCACCATCATCGCGTTCCTGGCGATGATGTTCACCCCCACCAAATGGACCCACCACTTCGGTGTGTTCGCCGGGTTGGCCGGCTCGCTGGGCGCTCTGGCCGCGGTCGCCGTCTCCGCGGCGGCGATGCGGTCGCGCCGCAACCGCACGCTGTTCGCCGCGGCGGTGCTGTTCATCACCGCGCTGTCGTTCGCCACGGTGAACGGCTGGTGGTACGTCTCCAACTTCGGGGTGCCGTGGTCAAATGACTTCCCGCAGTACGAGATCGGCTTCACCACCCTGCTTCTCGGCTGCTCGATCCTCGCGCTGCTGCTGGCCGCCTGGTTCCACTTCTCGGGTCGCGACGGTGCACCGTCCAACGGTGGCGCGCGACGGTGGCGGTCGATCGCGCAGGCCCCACTGGCCATCGCGACCTGGGCCCTGGTGACGTTCCAGATCGTGTCGCTCACCCTGGCGATGACCGGGCAGTACCCGGCGTGGACCGTCGGGCGATCCAATCTCGAGGCCCTCACCGGGAAAACATGCGGCATGGCCGAGGACGTCCTGGTCGAGCAGGACCCCAACCAGGGTCTGCTCACACCCATCGGGGTACCGGTCGGTGACGCACTCGGCGCGGTCGCCGACGGAAACGCAATAGGGTTCAGCCCCAACGGAATTCCGTCAGATCTGTCAGCCGATCCGGTGACGGAGGAGTCCGGCGCCGGCAACTTCGCCGACACCGAGAACGGTGCGGACACCGCAGATGAAGCCGGCACCGAAGGCGGAACCACCTCCGCGGCAGGGGTGAACGGATCACGCGCCCGCCTGCCGTTCGGCCTCGACCCCGCCAGCACACCGGTGATGGGCAGCTGGCGCGCCGGCACGCAGCAGCCCGCGAACCTGCAATCGGCCTGGTACCAGCTGCCCGACGGGTGGCGCGACGATGCGGACGAATCACTGCTCGTGGTGTCCGCGGCCGGACGGTTCGACAACAGTGAAGTGGTCCTGCAGTGGGCCCGCGAGGGGGACCCGGCGGACGAGTCCGCAGGCACCATCACCCTCGGCGACGTCGGCGCCGCCCCCGCGTGGCGCAACCTGCGCGCGCCGCTGTCCGCTCTGCCCGCCGACGCCACCCGGATCAGGCTCGTCGCCACCGACGACGATCTCAGCCCCGAACACTGGATAGCCCTCACCCCGCCCCGGATCCCCACCCTGCGGACCCTCCAGGACGTCGTCGGCTCGACCGATCCCGTGCTGCTCGACTGGCTGGTTGGGCTGGCCTTCCCCTGTCAACGCCCGTTCGACCATCAGAACGGTGTCATCGAGGTGCCGAAGTGGCGCATCCTGCCCGACC from Mycobacterium sp. DL includes:
- a CDS encoding arabinosyltransferase domain-containing protein → MVREPSNHRTARLIAIVAGLLGTLLAIATPLLPVNQTTAELNWPQDGVLGSVNAPLIGYVATDLEISVPCSAAAGLDGPGRTVLLSTVPKQATNAIDRGLLIERVNDDLLVIVRNTPVVSAPLDEVLSPACQELTFTAHADSVTGEFVGLTQGPDSPDPGEPLRGERGGYDFRPQIVGVFTDLSGPAPPGLQFSATIDSRYSTSPTLLKVLAMIIGVAMTIIALGALHVLDNADGMRHRRFLPQRWWSLSPLDGVVTAALVWWHFVGANTADDGYILTMARVSEKAGYMANYYRWFGTPEAPFGWYYDLLAVWAQISTTSVWMRLPTLLMGLACWWVISREVIPRLGSAVKHSRAAVWTAAGLFLAFWLPLNNGLRPEPIIALGILLTWCSVERGVATSRLLPVAVAIIIGALTVFSGPTGVAAIGALLVAIGPLKTIVAAHTSRFGYLALLAPIAAAGTVTIFLIFRDQTLAAELQASSFKSSVGPSLAWFDEHIRYSRLFTTSPDGSVARRFAVLTLLLALAVSVAMSLRRGRIPGTALGPSRRIIGITIIAFLAMMFTPTKWTHHFGVFAGLAGSLGALAAVAVSAAAMRSRRNRTLFAAAVLFITALSFATVNGWWYVSNFGVPWSNDFPQYEIGFTTLLLGCSILALLLAAWFHFSGRDGAPSNGGARRWRSIAQAPLAIATWALVTFQIVSLTLAMTGQYPAWTVGRSNLEALTGKTCGMAEDVLVEQDPNQGLLTPIGVPVGDALGAVADGNAIGFSPNGIPSDLSADPVTEESGAGNFADTENGADTADEAGTEGGTTSAAGVNGSRARLPFGLDPASTPVMGSWRAGTQQPANLQSAWYQLPDGWRDDADESLLVVSAAGRFDNSEVVLQWAREGDPADESAGTITLGDVGAAPAWRNLRAPLSALPADATRIRLVATDDDLSPEHWIALTPPRIPTLRTLQDVVGSTDPVLLDWLVGLAFPCQRPFDHQNGVIEVPKWRILPDRFGAEANSPVMDYLGGGPLGITELLLRSTTVPTYLKNDWLRDWGALQRLTPFYPDAEPARLDLGSATRSGLWSPAPLRLS